A segment of the Candidatus Margulisiibacteriota bacterium genome:
TTTTTGTCCATCAGCCGCGGTTTCTGCAGCAGTAGCAAAATCTATGGCGGCAATTTTTTCATTTTCGGCTTTTACAATTTTATTCATGGTTTCCTGAACATCTTTGGGCGGATCGATTTGTTTAAGTTCAGCGCGTACAATTTCCATCCCCCAATTGGATGTTTCCTTAACCAGAATTTTAATTAACTCGCTGTTTATTCTGCCTCGTTCGCTATTGGCTGATTTCAAGGTCATGGTACCGATGATATTTCTTAGAGTAGTTCTGGCAAGATTAACTATTTGAGAATTTACATTATAAACATTATAAACAGAATTCTTTACTGATTCTTCATCACTTTTGATTTTGTAATAGATTTGGGCGTCAACCAGTGCGTTCAGGTTGTCATTAGTAATAATTTCCTGAGGTTCGGCATCAACAAGCTGTTCAGTGATGTTGATCCAGTACATATGATCTATAATGGGTATCACCCAGTTAAAACCTGGCCTGGCGAAACCGTAGTATTTTCCCAAACGTTCTATTAATCCGCGGTTGGTAGGCCTGACTATACGTATTCCCATAAAAAAAATAACAAGAATTAAAGAAAAAAAAGATGAAACTGAAAGCAACAACAGGTTATCCATATTGAACCTCCTTAGAATTCAGGGTATTCTAGCACGTTTCAATATTTAGGGTAAACTATTGATGTCGGAGTAGATTTAAAATTTATAATTTGTTACCTGGCCGGTTAAACCGGCCAGGTGTTATAAAAATTATTTTTCTAATAAT
Coding sequences within it:
- a CDS encoding SPFH domain-containing protein → MDNLLLLSVSSFFSLILVIFFMGIRIVRPTNRGLIERLGKYYGFARPGFNWVIPIIDHMYWINITEQLVDAEPQEIITNDNLNALVDAQIYYKIKSDEESVKNSVYNVYNVNSQIVNLARTTLRNIIGTMTLKSANSERGRINSELIKILVKETSNWGMEIVRAELKQIDPPKDVQETMNKIVKAENEKIAAIDFATAAETAADGQK